The Muntiacus reevesi chromosome 5, mMunRee1.1, whole genome shotgun sequence genome segment tttgctctagttgcaaagagtggagtccactctctagttgcggaggacgggcttctcgctgcagtggcttctcttgttgcagagcatgggctctaggtgcagaggcttcagtagttggtgcacatggtctcagtagttgtggcgcataggcttagttgctccaaggcatgtgggatcttcccaaactgggGATCATGCCCGTGatttctgcattagcaggaggattctttatcactgagccaccagggaagccccattatactTTTATCACTAATTCTGtgtttgaaaatttccccaactcTTTTAAACCTGTCATTGTTGTCATGTTACCCACTGGTCTGGAAAAACTTCGGCACTTTAACTTGATTTGGGAAACACTGCTGCATTACTGACTGATGAGGCACTTGAGGCAGACATGGATCTGCATCTCAGCACTGAAACAAGGTGATTTCCTGAGCGGAGTGGGGGGCACTGCCCCAGAGGAGGAGTCCAACAAAGACAGGAATTCCCCACCATGTCCTGGTGCTACTGTAACAGGTCAAAAACTGTATGTGGACCCCACCAAGCTTCCCTCCTATGAgcccccacatcccaccccccACACTTGACTTCAGCCGGGCTGGCTCCATGAATGGGCTTCTCCATACGTCCTCTCAGGTTGTTCCTCCCATTTAAAGTTGCTGAAGTGGCAAAAAATAAGCCAGAAACAGGATTCCTCAAGTTTCAGATAAATGATAAATAACTTGTAGTAtttattaggcttccctggtggctcagtggtaaagcatctgcctgcaatgcaggagacacaggttcaacccacccggcggtcaggaagatcccctggagaaggtcatggcaacccactccagtattcttgcctggagaaccccatggacagaggagcctggcaggctacagtccataggattgaaaaagagttggacatgactgaagcaacttagcagcagcagcagcatataaacaaaaaaaccacCCCCCCTACCAGCATCAAACAATACACCAGCTCTACACAATTCCTAAACTAAATTCACATTATAAGAGCCAAATATGAGACATGATAGAGAATAAACAATGGCATTTCCCCCTCTTCCTCAATGAAAGCTGCAACAGTTActaatatttatttccttgtgaAATTCATTGTCTTAGTTTCATTATACAAAGTTGTCCTAGTTTCATTATCTAAAGAGAAAGCTGTGTCCTTAAGGAGACCCCGAAACATGCTATTATGCTGTGGCATTAGCAGCATCCTGGTATGGGGACAAAAAGCCAAGCAACTCCTTCTATGTACAAAGTTGCTGATCCATAAATACCACAACAATAGGACCATTTCACTGTTACCAGGTCTCCTGGGAGGGTCCCTATGAGCCTTACCCAGTGGGCCCTGAGGTCAATACACTCAGCAGACTATGGGCACTTCTAGGTGAAAAGGCTTCATAGTAGAAAAGAAATTTCTAGTACTGGAACCTTCCTGCAGTTCACACACACTTCAGACAAACTTGTGTAGTTTTCCAGAAGAAATCAAAGTTAAATTTTGATAACTTCATCGACTTCTAGCAATAGTTCTATTGCTATTTTTCAGTACTGCTCCAACTTTTAAACTCCAGAAAGCTGAGGAGCAGGGGAAGGATTCTCATTTCTATGATCTGAGGTCAtgacctttcattcattcagcaggttAAGGGACTGAAACCACTGGGTGCCGAGCTTTGTACTCTCCTCTCTTTGAGAAACAGACCCATTGACTTCAGTAAGAATCAGCCAGGAATGGGGACTTctgtggtagtccagtggttaagaatctgccttccaatgcagaggacacaggttcaatctcccggtgggggaactaagatcccacatgccacggggcaactaagcaggtgagctgcaactactgacccTGGGGGCCTCAGCTAGAGAAGTCTGCATGCCAccatgaaagatcccacatgctgcaaccaagacctgacgcagccataaataaaaaaataaaatagtaaaaattaaaagaggagGCCAAGAGCCACAGAATTTACATTTGccaactttatttcctttttaaaactgtgGCTTCAGATGAGACTATTCAACTGCACAGACATAAGTGTCTTTTTTCTTCTGCAGAGGTATAAATCCTTCATCCAGAGTAGTGTAGATATGAAATGTAAATCACTAGGTGTAGGTTTGTAAAggtaaattattctttctttaGAAAGTTAACTTTAGTCCTGTTTCTATCACAGAATGATTTTCATGAACCATAGAACTATTCTAAAAAAAGCTCTTTCTGGTCTTTGTGCTTTACTAATGGGTAAAACTGCCACAGAATTTTAATCAGTAGCAAACCATATAACAAGTTTGTCTTTTTAACATAATGTTATGACTTCAATTATTATTTGAGTGTTCTACTTTGGTTAAAGTTCATACAAAAGAACatgagaaaaatcataaaaaacaGGCTCTTTTTCTGCTTAAATTCACAAATGGCAGGTTCACAGGGACTGGAACAGAAACTGCAAGGGTCTTCCAAAACTCAAGGGTTTTATATTGAGACTGTGGAGCTTTCCTGCACAAACCATTCATCAGGGCCTCAAAACTCTGAGCTAAAGGAACTGCTGGGCTTACTCAGTGTGGTATTTCTTATGTCCCTTCATTGTTTGATTACTAAGCTATGAGTAAAGGCTAAGAGCATTCACAGTTCATAAAATCCTTGGATGAGACCTCTCATTCTCTTGAATGAGACTCCTTGAATAAGAGACCTCATTCTCAGAGGTCTCTTATGTGCTAAGAGAATCCGTGCATAACATGTGGACAGCAGAGGTTCCCTACCTGTCATGGACATCAGAAACACCTGTGTACCCTTCTAAACATTCCAGGGCCTGGACCCCTCTTCCTACCTCCAAAAGTGATGCTGCAGTCTACATGCCTTAGCAAAGCTTTGCTGCCCTTCTGAGATGTGTCAGGGAGAACGAACTACTGGTGTAAAGTATCTGCCAGATCATTCACAGCCTGTATTCTGCACAGCTGGAGATAGCTGATTAGTGATGCCTTTTACAAGATCATTATTTTAAGAATTGTTTGACCACCCTGGGTGAAGGGGGCCCAGAAATAGGCATGCATAAAATGTTCATTCCTTTCATAACTTAAGTCAGGATCTTAAGTGGactcttaattttcttcttcttcttctttttttttttttctgcacagcATGCTGGATGttagttcccgaccagggattaagGCTGGGACCTCggcagtgagagtgcagagtcctaaccactagaccaccaggaaattcctagACGTCACTTTTCACACTTCACTTCTCTTTATGTGGTAAAGTCAGGATGCTCTTTTTGAATTGTTTTTGTACTCAGTTTGATAGAATGTTCCTCTGGTTTTAGTGCTGCTAATCTCTTGTTTTAAAGATAAAGGAatttgtggacttccctggtagtccactggttaagactctgtgctcccactgcacgggtttgatccctggttgaggaactaagatcctgcatgctgcatggcataGCCAAACTAAAAACAACATGTTGGAAACATTCATCTTAGCAACTTCTAGTAAAAAGATAAACCTAACTTTAATTTACTACTGATTTTACCAAACTGTTAAACTTTATTAAAGAGGATAGCAATTTCTTCCCCTAGTTACTAACACCCACATGGTTTCAAATTCCCAAAAAAGAAGTCTAAAATACCATGCTGTAGAATTTCTTATGCCTTAACTTCTGTAGTGTTTCTCTGCAAAGGAGCCAGGACCACTCCAACATTCCTCTCCTCACTCTCAGAGCTATACAGATTATGCTTTTCAATATATTCTTGGACAAGATCGGGTACCAAGTAGCGAATGCTCTGGCCCCTTCTAAGGGCTCGCCGGATCTTAGTGGAGGAGATGTCATTGGTGATCCATTCGTTCACCAGGTGAATGTTGTTCTGGTGTTTCCATAGCACATCGGATTCGTAGATGAACTTCTGAGCATCATTCCCAGCCCGAGTAATACATACAAGCCCATAGTCTCCCAGGATTTTGGTGATATCCTCACTCTTCCATAGATTGGGCACACCAAAGGACTCCAAAAAATCTGCTCCGCACAGCAGCTTCACCTTTGGCACACCTGGGAAGAGAAAACAGAGCCTCAGGGGCTGCTTTTCTAATAACTCCTGGCATCAAAATGAATGTGTAGGACtgtccttggtggtccagcagttaggaattcagctgccaatgcaggagacacagttcaacccctggtccaggaagatcccacatacggtggggcagctaagcccatgagcaacaactactgagcctgagctctagagctggtgctccacaacaagagaagccacctcaataagaagcccatgcagTAGCTCCTGTTCACTGCCACTAGAGAGAACctttgtgcagcaacaaagatccagtgcagaaaaaaaatgtgtatgtttgtttttctgaggaTTCATAGTTTTTATCAGATTCAGTTTTTCCAAAAAGAGATCCAGACCTGAACCTCAAATGTTCAGGTCTACCTACTGCAGGATAAATAAGCTCAGGGTGCCTTTGACTCTCCTTTCCTCCTATCAAAAAACTAACATGGGGtggagagttccctggtggcctagtggttacaATTTCGGGCTTTCACTGCCGcagcctgagttcaatccctggttggggaactgagatcccacgaaTTGTGTGATGTAGCCAaaggaagaacaaaaaaagaaagaaaaaagagaactaaCAAGGGGCATTTTCCAGGCACCCACACATATTGAATATGAAAGCAAACACAAAGGGGGCTTGCCCAGCCCTACAGTCTTAATAGCCCTCATTGGTAAGTCCTGGAAAAACATACAGACCTTTCGTTTTTGTTTGCTCTAGGGATTTCTTTTCACTAAAATCTTGTTTTTGTTCAGCCCACTTTCTCTTCCGTCCAGGCTTTTCCAGCACAGGTGAGTTCTGCTGGAGATCACAGATACTGGCCTCCAGCTTCTCTTGATGGTGTCTATAAAACAACAAAGCAAcagaatatttatttctctttctcacaaTGCTCAACTGAAATATCACCCTTGTGGAGAGGCCTGAGAGCCTCTGACACAATGTTGAAGGTTGGGAGTTGTTAAAAAGGTGTAACCACAGGTACACACAATGCCTGATTACTCAGAATGGACACCTTCAAAAGTACACAGGACTGTCAGGTCAGGATGGATGCCGGCCGAGACACAGCAGCCCTGGGCTCTGGCTGTCAAGAATGGAAagcaacagggacttccctggtggtccagtggttaagaatccacctgccagggctggggacacaggttcaatccctggaattgAACTAAGGGACtaaatcccatgtgccacaactactgaagcttgcatggtctacagcctgtgctctgcaacaagagaaggcactgcaaagagaagcctgtgcaccttaactagagaaagtccttgtgcagcaacaaagacccagcacagtcaaaaataaaataaaaaataaataaaaagaatggaaagcaGGGGAAATCCTGGGAGCACAGCAAATAGTAGCTATTACTATCCTAAGCTGTATGCGTCTGGGTCATAATGACCAGAGTTAACACTGATTATTTATTATGTGTTAACCACTACACCAAATCCCTTGCATGAATGATTTGATGAAATCTTCTCAACATCTCATgtcatattattattatccccacaATGGAGAGGAAGTACAGGCTTAGAGTTTGTACCCCCAGCTTCCGGCAGAGCCTCTTAGACATAGGAGATAGTCAAGAACAACCAGATTGAGTAAATGTTTTGGttactataaagcaactatagtACTGTCAGCATTCTATCAGAATTGTTTATTATACCTATCGAGAGAGGAGGACACTGACCAATTTGCACAAGGTCATTTAGCTTATAgatggcagagccagaatttgaatccTAACAGTCGGGTTCCAGAGCCCACACCCTTGACCACTGAGGAGTATGGCctgactaggacttccctggtgggtcagtggctaagactccacactcccaatgcaggggacccaggttcaatccctggtcagggaactagatcccacatgccacaactaaagatccctcatgctgcaacgaagattgaagatcccgtgTGACTTAActcagacctggcacagtcaaataaataaataaaaataaatattttttaaaaagagtatggCCTGACCTAGTAATGAAGAACTCAATGCCGAGGATAAGGTCTGAGGGGGTGCAAGTGTCTGAAGCCTAAGTGGAAGGGCCCACAGGCAGGATCTGTGTGCAGCTTCACTCTGGCTGGCAGCAGGATGCCCGTGGCTTCATAGTGGTACAGTTACCCAGGTAACAGGAGCAACATGCGTGAGAGACAACTGTGGGCCCTGGTGCCCGTAACCCCCTTCCCTCGGGAATGGCTGAGTTGAACCTGGAATGAACAGGAAGGTTACTCTGAAGCCAAAGAGGgctgggtgaggaggaggagccTGCTTTCTGATGGGAGAACTTCTGGTCAATGAACAGaagtcaccctcttctccctgcTAAGCTTCTGGGTAAGTCACTGGGCTGGACATTGTCTGCTGGCTGGTTTTAATCCCACCCTGAAATCACTTCCCAGAGGTCCTCAGAGGCAGAGAGATTTGGGAGGCTCTGGACCTTGACAGGTCAGCATGGAGGCCAGACCCTATATTCCACTGTCCTGTCCCCCACgccaggagactgggaaagtTTAATAGCAGCATTGGTGGCAGCAGGAACAGTTTCCTGAACTTCAGCTGCAGTTAAGGGGACATGATCTTGAAACAAACCACCGCTTCCACTCCGTCAGCCCTTTCAAACTAAACCTAAAGTCCCTTTCTGCTTAAAATGCTCCGAGTGGTTCTATTTCCTATCCAAACCATAACTAATATGGTTAGAACCAGAAGGTTCAAACTCTAATAGACATGAGACAGAAAGGTTTTTCAGAAAGCCCTTGTGTTTTATACTCAAGAGAACTTGcttgcttagtagctcagtcatgtccaactctttgcaaccccatggactgtagccctccaggctcctcagtccataagATTTCCTAgacagggatactggagtgggttgccatttcctcctccatgggttcttcccaatccagggatcgaacccacgtctcctgtgattcctgcactgcagggagattccttactcactgagccaccggggacatGCCACTCAagagaacattaagtaataaagaTGTTCCTCACTCTGGGTTCTGAATCCTTAAACTGGAAGAGTTTCAGAGTCCTGAGCACAGTGATCTGTGACAACCCCTCATATGCTGTCATGGAAGTAGCATCTAAACCAAGTCTCTTTGTGATCAAGAATCATGGCCTCTCTTCCTTAAACTACCTGTCttcatctttatatatatatatataaaattttatttatttatggctgtgctgggtcttcactgctgttcgGGCGTTCCTCTCACTGTggcgagcagaggctactctctagctgcagtgtgcagtggcttctcttgttgctgagcatgggctctacTATGCATGGGCTTCACTAacggtggcacatgggcttagtagctgtggtgctcgggcttagttgctctgtggcacaggggaacttcccggaccagggaatgaacccgtgtctcctgcattggcaggcagattctttacccctgagccaccagggaagcccaattatctgCCTTTGGCTTTTACACTTGAGAAGACTGACCACAGTGACATCATCTTACAGCTTTACCTTTTTCACCAGGGGCACAGACAGGCCAAGTGTACTTCCTGTTCTTTCACAGGGATGTACACAGTTAACAAGCATGCAAACATCTCAAAACACATGAACGACACAAAGGCCAGTACCCGGGCCAGTTCGTGGGCTTTGCAGCCTTGTGATGACCCCCTACAGGAACTGCAGGACTTCACCATGAATACCTTAGCACCTTGGCTGTCTCTGTCCACTCTTTCTGAAGACTTTCCCAGGTATCAACTTCTACCCATTTTGAGTTCTTTGTGGCAAGTTCTGCCATGATAACTCGGTGATGGGCAGAGATGAGTCCTTTCTTCTTATATGCATCGCCGACTGGGGAAATTATGCCTTTGATAACTTTATATTTTCCTGGGGTAAAGAATCAGACTTCATGTAAGGTATAACAAATTAGATTTTATGTACAGGAAATAGTATCATCAATATGGTTTCATAGTCACAGAtcccctcctcctttttctttttaaacaattatacaagtttatttatttatttttaattgtggtaaaatacacataacataaaatttaccatttaaaccGTTTTAAATGTATAGTATTGTGACATGTTATACAACCATCACTACGATCCATCTCCTGAACTCTTTCAACTTCCCCAACTGAAATTTCGTACCCATCAAAGAGACCATCCATTCATCAGCagtttattaataaattttgatTGCTATTGCCAAACTGTCTTATGTATAtgttagttgatcagtcgtgCCCGAAACTGCCTTGTAAAATGCCTTAATCCATTGAATATCCAAGAGCCCATTCCTTCCCAACACCTAATATTTGACattatcaagttttaaaaattcttgtcaAGGTGATGGGGAAAATATCACTCTattattttagttccctgattattAGTGAGTTGGCACACTCATCCATCTATCAACACATAGCATGATTATTTccataacaaaacaaaatgaatctgtgtatatGCAGGGGAGAAAAAGTTTTCTTTGACCTTCTTAGGGTCCCTGGCCGGGTGTAAACTGACAAAGAatagattgacaggagaaaagcACATAAATTAACTTAATGTAGGCTTTATGTGGCATGGGAACC includes the following:
- the NMNAT1 gene encoding nicotinamide/nicotinic acid mononucleotide adenylyltransferase 1 — protein: MENSEKTEVVLLACGSFNPITNMHLRLFELAKDYMNGTGKYKVIKGIISPVGDAYKKKGLISAHHRVIMAELATKNSKWVEVDTWESLQKEWTETAKVLRHHQEKLEASICDLQQNSPVLEKPGRKRKWAEQKQDFSEKKSLEQTKTKGVPKVKLLCGADFLESFGVPNLWKSEDITKILGDYGLVCITRAGNDAQKFIYESDVLWKHQNNIHLVNEWITNDISSTKIRRALRRGQSIRYLVPDLVQEYIEKHNLYSSESEERNVGVVLAPLQRNTTEVKA